Proteins encoded by one window of Roseibium sp. Sym1:
- a CDS encoding M42 family metallopeptidase, protein MNIDLLRRLCETPGVPGHEHRVRDLIQAEIKGLFDEVTIDPMGSLLCRRDSRKASRKAAPKKVMLLCHMDEIGFLVSHVTDKGFAHVQPVGGFDARNLFSRRVLVSTDEGDFKGVMNPGGKPIHISSPEERKKIPEPKDFVVDLGLGEKTRDVVKVGDMVTMDEPLIEIGDKIVSKALDNRIACWLGIEAIKGLGKAKHDCEIHVAFTCQEEVGLRGARTAAFAIKPDIGFGVDTTLSCDTPGVPEQDRTTVQGEGFGLHVKDSSFIADRALVSEIEAIAEKNKIPFQRTMLAAGGQDGAAAQQAAAGAKAVGIVVGTRYIHTVTEMIHKTDLQAALDILVAYLKKA, encoded by the coding sequence ATGAATATCGATCTGCTTCGCCGTCTTTGCGAAACCCCTGGAGTGCCGGGCCACGAACACCGTGTCCGCGACCTGATCCAGGCGGAAATCAAGGGCCTGTTCGACGAGGTCACCATCGACCCGATGGGCTCGCTTCTGTGCCGCCGCGACAGCCGCAAGGCATCCAGGAAGGCTGCCCCGAAGAAGGTGATGCTGCTCTGCCACATGGACGAGATCGGCTTCCTGGTCTCGCATGTCACCGACAAGGGATTTGCCCATGTCCAGCCGGTCGGCGGTTTCGACGCGCGCAACCTCTTCTCCCGCCGTGTGCTGGTCTCCACCGACGAGGGCGATTTCAAGGGCGTGATGAACCCGGGCGGCAAGCCGATCCACATCTCCTCTCCCGAAGAGCGCAAGAAAATTCCGGAGCCGAAGGACTTTGTCGTCGATCTGGGCCTCGGCGAAAAGACCAGGGATGTCGTCAAGGTCGGCGACATGGTCACCATGGACGAACCGCTGATCGAGATCGGCGACAAGATCGTTTCCAAGGCGCTCGACAACCGCATTGCCTGCTGGCTCGGCATCGAGGCGATCAAGGGCCTCGGCAAGGCCAAGCATGACTGCGAGATCCATGTCGCCTTCACCTGCCAGGAGGAAGTCGGCCTGCGCGGCGCGCGCACGGCGGCCTTTGCCATCAAGCCGGACATCGGCTTCGGGGTGGACACCACGCTGTCCTGCGACACGCCGGGCGTTCCCGAACAGGACCGCACCACGGTCCAGGGCGAAGGCTTCGGTCTCCATGTCAAGGATTCCAGCTTTATTGCCGACCGCGCGCTGGTGAGCGAAATCGAGGCGATCGCGGAAAAGAACAAGATCCCGTTCCAGCGCACCATGCTGGCCGCCGGTGGCCAGGACGGCGCCGCCGCCCAGCAGGCTGCTGCCGGAGCGAAGGCTGTCGGCATCGTCGTCGGCACGCGCTATATCCACACGGTCACGGAGATGATCCACAAGACCGACCTCCAGGCCGCGCTCGACATTCTGGTGGCGTATCTGAAGAAGGCCTGA
- a CDS encoding patatin-like phospholipase family protein, which yields MAQTKRFILSIDGGGVRGLIPVRILETLESRLSQRGVAAPFHQIFDLMAGTSTGGLIAAGLGAPRPGGTAGEAAATIAELRSFYERESRDIFKSSITARLARAVTNPLGLFDETYDARPLEKLLKERFGWTSMASGLTKLVLTAYDIERRKAVFMTNGLEENGGRPDDYYFWQAVRATTAAPSYFEPARIENLSRHSEEAMVDGGVFMKDPAIAAYLEARKLGWDEDEIVILSLGTGRAKERSFAYQDAIGWGALGWMQPSKGVPILSIFADGQSQTAAYQAAHLFAELPKVSYYRLEAELPSEAEDMDNARPGNIIALNGAADRVIRDNTVFLDELADMLTDHVNAPETGADPAELVHAA from the coding sequence ATGGCCCAGACAAAACGTTTCATTCTTTCCATTGACGGCGGCGGCGTGCGCGGCCTTATTCCGGTGCGCATCCTTGAGACGCTGGAAAGCCGGCTCAGCCAGCGCGGCGTCGCGGCGCCGTTCCACCAGATCTTCGACCTGATGGCCGGCACCTCCACGGGCGGTCTGATCGCCGCCGGCCTCGGTGCTCCGCGCCCCGGCGGCACCGCCGGCGAAGCCGCCGCGACGATTGCCGAGCTCAGGAGTTTCTACGAGCGGGAAAGCCGCGACATCTTCAAGTCCTCGATCACGGCACGGCTTGCGCGCGCGGTCACCAATCCACTCGGCCTGTTCGACGAAACCTATGACGCCCGCCCGCTTGAAAAACTGCTGAAGGAACGGTTCGGCTGGACCTCAATGGCGAGCGGCCTGACCAAGCTGGTGCTGACGGCCTATGACATCGAGCGCCGCAAGGCGGTCTTCATGACCAACGGGCTGGAAGAAAACGGCGGCCGTCCGGACGACTACTATTTCTGGCAGGCCGTGCGCGCCACGACCGCGGCGCCGTCCTATTTCGAACCCGCCCGGATCGAAAACCTCAGCCGGCACAGCGAGGAGGCCATGGTCGATGGCGGCGTCTTCATGAAGGACCCGGCGATCGCTGCCTATCTGGAAGCCCGCAAGCTCGGCTGGGACGAGGACGAGATCGTCATCCTGTCGCTCGGCACCGGGCGGGCAAAGGAACGCAGCTTCGCCTACCAGGATGCCATCGGCTGGGGTGCGCTCGGCTGGATGCAGCCGTCCAAGGGCGTGCCGATCCTGTCGATCTTCGCCGACGGCCAGTCGCAGACAGCTGCCTACCAGGCGGCGCATCTGTTCGCCGAGTTGCCGAAGGTCAGCTATTACCGTCTCGAGGCGGAGCTGCCGTCCGAAGCCGAGGACATGGACAACGCCCGTCCCGGCAACATCATCGCCCTCAACGGTGCGGCCGACCGGGTGATCCGGGACAACACCGTCTTTCTGGACGAGCTCGCTGATATGTTGACAGACCATGTAAACGCGCCGGAAACGGGTGCAGACCCGGCCGAATTGGTGCATGCTGCCTGA
- the mepA gene encoding penicillin-insensitive murein endopeptidase, whose amino-acid sequence MTTGKTSAWRKAPANRTQPAAVLAILATFLFTATAGAAVPVPAPKPGGVADAAFTPSLRIVAGTPIPAKKRAVPEGYVASRPKLVLYNDQPAKDYFGNTDGPAPLKARAIGSYAKGCLAGGASLPPDGPTWQAIRLSRNRNWGHPELIDYLQDLARDAPKVGWNGLLVGDLAQPRGGPMLSGHASHQIGLDADIWLREMPKDRLSREEREEISAISMLIGPLDVKNADRRVDPKKWTDTHARLIRRAASDKRVARIFVNPTIKKALCDFEKSRDRAWLRKIRPWWGHHYHFHVRLSCPAGSAGCKDQNPPPPGDGCGQHLTYWLSDEPWVPKNPPKKGEKPKVVKKRPMALAALPKDCRSVLTAN is encoded by the coding sequence GTGACAACAGGCAAGACGAGTGCATGGCGCAAGGCACCGGCAAACCGGACGCAGCCGGCTGCCGTGCTGGCTATCCTGGCCACCTTCCTGTTCACGGCCACGGCGGGCGCCGCTGTGCCCGTTCCCGCCCCCAAGCCGGGCGGCGTGGCGGACGCCGCCTTCACGCCGAGCCTGCGGATCGTCGCGGGGACGCCCATCCCGGCGAAAAAGCGCGCGGTCCCGGAAGGGTACGTCGCCAGCAGGCCCAAGCTCGTGCTGTACAACGACCAGCCGGCCAAGGACTATTTCGGCAACACCGACGGTCCGGCGCCGCTGAAGGCGCGCGCCATAGGATCCTACGCCAAGGGCTGCCTGGCCGGAGGTGCCTCGCTGCCACCGGATGGCCCCACCTGGCAGGCGATACGGCTGTCGCGGAACCGCAACTGGGGCCACCCGGAACTGATCGACTACTTGCAGGATCTTGCCAGGGACGCGCCAAAGGTTGGCTGGAACGGTCTCCTCGTCGGCGATCTCGCACAGCCGCGCGGCGGGCCGATGCTGTCCGGCCATGCCAGCCACCAGATCGGCCTCGACGCCGATATCTGGCTCAGGGAAATGCCGAAGGATCGCCTGAGCCGGGAAGAGCGGGAAGAAATCTCCGCAATCTCGATGCTGATCGGTCCCCTGGACGTCAAGAACGCCGACCGCCGCGTCGACCCGAAAAAATGGACGGACACCCATGCACGGCTGATCCGGCGGGCCGCGTCCGACAAGCGTGTCGCCCGCATCTTCGTCAACCCGACGATCAAGAAGGCCCTTTGCGATTTTGAAAAAAGCCGGGACCGCGCCTGGTTGCGCAAGATCAGGCCGTGGTGGGGGCACCACTACCACTTCCATGTCCGGCTGTCCTGCCCGGCCGGCAGCGCCGGCTGCAAGGACCAGAACCCGCCGCCGCCCGGCGACGGCTGCGGCCAGCACCTGACCTACTGGCTTTCGGACGAGCCCTGGGTGCCGAAGAACCCGCCGAAAAAGGGCGAGAAGCCCAAGGTGGTCAAGAAGCGCCCGATGGCTCTGGCCGCGCTGCCGAAGGACTGCCGCAGCGTTTTGACCGCGAACTGA